In a single window of the Cryptococcus tetragattii IND107 chromosome 1, whole genome shotgun sequence genome:
- a CDS encoding allantoicase: MPAPQQIPLEEFDSSIKSNYVEVSSAALGGEVVACSDDFFASRHNLIKATPSASMKGQFGPNGALYDGWESRRHNPAYDWVIIRLATPLTSLHYVDIDTSHFNGNEAPQSQVFALSLPSDGSTPKWTQGNPGWVEVLPVVDLGPNSRHIFEIGKAGKEGKWGAVMVNMMPDGGMARFRAYGLPQAPSLPKSLPANYQSFEPTNLLSPLIGGRIISCSDAQFSPPGNLLLPGRGVDMSDGWETKRSQEKRGKYAPGGPLAGQERKEWAVAKLGVPGIVRWVEVDTAFHPGNYPMACAVEATLSSDEDLSTASWTTIVRKTPCGAHRQHYLPLEPNVPPTKVFSHIRYSVFPDGGTKRVRIFGHPLDPTSPDAQGAVEKAKLEPMIIPALPLTPEAFKPYGQVVQGFSLPTSAPKGIHVNIANQGTAFKFHRLAKPAESYAPGLLQKGGIHVGAVKASSKMDIKNGKRIKVELLERHRHTSQAFVPMGAEPGKEGKQGAFVVVAALNGPDDKPDLSTVRAFLATAAQGVSYDEGIWHHSLLTVGGDLNYAIVEAQMSVPNEIRDCEKVVPKSELHVEVPPYPFAQSSTASISATPVVGHQTNGVLPSLASFLPGKALKPVPITPENFAPFGHLITTTPSSSHTDTERAPDGLTVKHNRLAPVISTYPEETGAVTGIAVFRATKKVGLERGKLFDVRYMERHPYTSQTFVPMGKGEWPGHGEAALPPGGEFLVIVAKNGPDDRPDPSTLQSFLLPAHQGLSYSPGTWHHPVLVLDSTLDLMCVETQIATGVHDTDGRDCELLSWEGEKVFGRVAVPE, translated from the exons ATGCCCGCCCCACAGCAGATCCCACTGGAAGAGTTTGACTCTAGTATCAAGTCCAACTATGTCG AGgtctcttctgctgccCTCGGCGGTGAGGTCGTTGCATGCTCAGACGATTTCTTTGCCTCTCGTCACAACTTAATCAAGGCCACT CCGTCTGCATCCATGAAAGGTCAATTCGGGCCGAATGGTGCGCTTTACGACGGTTGGGAATCAAGGAGGCATAATCCTGCTTACGATTG GGTCATTATCCGCCTCGCCACCCCTCTCACCTCATTGCATTATGTTGACATTGACACTTCTCACTTCAATGGTAACGAAGCCCCCCAGTCCCAAGTGTTTGCTCTTTCGTTGCCCTCTGACGGATCCACTCCAAAGTGGACCCAGGGTAATCCTGGTTGGGTCGAAGTCCTGCCAGTGGTGGATTTAGGACCGAACAGTAGACATATCTTCGAAATTGGAAAAgctggaaaggaggggaaaTGGGGCGCCGTGATGGTCAATATGATGCCGGATGGCGGAATG GCCCGATTCAGAGCTTACGGTCTCCCGCAAgccccttctctcccaaaGTCTCTTCCGGCCAACTATCAGTCGTTCGAACCCACCAACCTGCTGTCTCCTCTCATTGGCGGTCGCATTATTTCATGCTCTGATGCTCAGTTCTCTCCTCCAGgcaaccttctcctccctggTCGTGGAGTGGACATGTCTGATGGGTGGGAAACTAAGCGTAGTCAGGAGAAGCGGGGCAAGTACGCACCCGGCGGCCCTCTAGCTGGccaagaaaggaaagagtggGCGGTAGCGAAGTTGGGTGTCCCAGGTATTGTGCGATGGGTTGAAGTGGACACCGCGTTCCACCCTGGTAATTACCCCATG GCTTGTGCAGTCGAGGCAACACTTTCCTCGGATGAAGACCTCTCAACTGCATCGTGGACCACTATTGTCCGTAAAACCCCTTGTGGAGCCCATCGTCAGCATTACCTCCCCCTCGAGCCCAACGTCCCTCCCACTAAGGTGTTTTCCCACATTCGATATTCGGTGTTCCCTGATGGTGGCACTAAGCGCGTCAGGATCTTCGGGCACCCTCTCGATCCTACCTCTCCGGACGCTCAAGGGGCTGTAGAAAAAGCCAAGCTTGAGCCTATGATCATTCCCGCTCTGCCCCTTACTCCGGAGGCTTTCAAACCTTATGGTCAAGTTGTTCAAGGCTTTTCCTTGCCCACTTCCGCACCCAAGGGTATCCACGTCAACATTGCCAATCAAGGTACAGCGTTCAAATTTCATCGCCTTGCTAAACCGGCCGAATCCTATGCTCCcggccttcttcaaaaagGCGGAATTCATGTTGGCGCGGTCAAGGCTAGCAGTAAGATGGATATCAaaaatgggaagaggatcaaAGTTGAACTCTTGGAAAGACACCGACACACATCCCAAGCCTTTGTGCCCATGGGAGCCGAACCtgggaaggagggcaaACAGGGTGCATTCGTAGTGGTTGCAGCTCTGAATGGGCCTGACGATAAGCCCGACCTTAGTACAGTCCGCGCATTCTTGGCCACAGCGGCTCAGGGCGTCAGCTATGATGAGGGTATTTGGC ATCACTCTTTATTGACAGTTGGCGGA GATCTCAATTATGCCATTGTTGAAGCGCAAATGTCTGTCCCCAATGAGATCCGAGATTGCGAAAAGGTCGTTCCGAAATCCGAACTTCATGTCGAAGTTCCCCCATACCCTTTCGCTCAGTCTTCTACcgcttccatctctgccACACCCGTCGTTGGTCACCAGACAAACGgagttcttccttccctaGCTTCCTTTTTGCCTGGAAAGGCTCTTAAGCCAGTCCCCATCACTCCTGAGAACTTTGCGCCTTTTGGTCATTTAATCACAACaaccccttcatcttctcataCTGACACCGAGCGTGCTCCTGACGGGTTGACAGTTAAGCACAACCGTCTGGCCCCTGTAATCTCTACTTATCCCGAGGAGACTGGTGCAGTCACTGGGATTGCTGTGTTTAGGGCTACGAAGAAAGTTGGGTTGGAAAGGGGTAAACTTTTTGATGTGCGATACATGGAAAGGCACCCTTACACCAGTCAGACGTTCGTTCCCATGGGCAAGGGCGAG TGGCCCGGTCATGGCGAGGCTGCACTTCCCCCTGGAGGCGAGTTCCTTGTCATTGTTGCCAAAAACGGCCCGGACGACCGCCCCGACCCGTCTACCCTTCAAtcgttccttcttccgGCTCACCAAGGCCTTTCTTACTCGCCGGGAACATGGCACCACCCAGTCTTGGTGTTGGACTCAACATTGGATCTCATGTGTGTTGAGACTCAGATTGCTACTGGCGTGCATGATACggatggaagggattgCGAACTTTTGAGCTGGGAGGGTGAAAAAGTGTTTGGTAGGGTCGCCGTCCCCGAGTAA
- a CDS encoding eukaryotic translation initiation factor 3 subunit K: protein MVTAVAPENLKEWHTPSTRPDVIHELIHGVDRYNPSNLPFMEDYLASELKEGQYDLFANLAILKLYQFNPQHSNPDVIINILIKALSATVSGPDFNLCLEMLREPSVILHDIESADEALVIVMPYLQKLHELSRTCQFTKFWQEINSDSEAAKILRTRYLSQHASPLDDFRFIFSASIASCFRRISLSQLSRWLDLSSDKVAEWCSKIEWRVEGQDAVIPNNGQNDVKAGVVKENVQLVQLTKLVAAAGY from the exons ATGGTTACCGCCGTCGCCCCCGAGAATCTCAAAGAGTGGCATACACCCTCTACAAGACCCGATGTCATTCACGAGTTGATCCATGGTGTTG ACCGATACAACCCATCGAACTTGCCTTTCATGGAAGACTATCTTGCATCAGAGctgaaagaaggacaatACGACTTATTCGCCAATCTCGCTATCCTTAAATT GTACCAATTCAACCCTCAACATAGCAACCCAGATGttatcatcaacatcctcatcaaggCTCTTTCAGCTACTGTGTCTGGACCCGATTTTAACTTGTGCTTGGAGATGCTCAGGGAGCCTTCT GTTATCCTTCACGATATTGAGTCGGCCGACGAGGCGCTTGTAATCGTCATGCCTTACTTGCAAAAGCTCCATGAACTCAGCCGGACATGCCAATTTACAAAGTTTTGGCAAGAGATCAACTCTGATTCAGAGGCCGCTAAAA TTCTCCGAACACGCTACCTTTCACAACATGCCTCCCCCCTCGACGATTTCcgcttcatcttttctgcCTCTATCGCCTCATGCTTCCGTAGGATATCCCTTTCTCAACTCTCCCGATGGCTCGATCTTTCTTCCGACAAGGTAGCCGAGTGGTGCAGCAAGATTGAATGGAGAGTGGAGGGGCAGGATGCGGTCATCCCCAACAACGGGCAGAATGACGTAAAAGCCGGCGTTGTCAAGGAGAATGTTCAGCTTGTCC AATTGACAAAGTTGGTGGCTGCGGCGGGTTATTAG